The following proteins are encoded in a genomic region of Zea mays cultivar B73 chromosome 9, Zm-B73-REFERENCE-NAM-5.0, whole genome shotgun sequence:
- the LOC100127539 gene encoding Protein RICE FLOWERING LOCUS T 1, whose translation MANDSLTRGHIIGDVLDPFTSSVSLSVLYDGRPVFDGMEFRASAVSVKPRVEIGGDDFRVAYTLVMVDPDAPNPSNPSLREYLHWMVTDIPASTDDSFGRELIPYESPSPTMGIHRLVLVLYQQLGRGTVFAPQVRQNFNLRNFARRFNLGKPVAATYFNCQRQTGTGGRRFTCVFDHVVQGEGRQA comes from the exons ATGGCTAATGACTCCTTGACGAGGGGCCACATAATCGGGGATGTCTTAGACCCGTTTACTAGCTCAGTGTCTCTAAGTGTCCTGTATGATGGCAGACCAGTGTTTGATGGGATGGAGTTTCGGGCGTCGGCGGTGTCGGTGAAACCTAGAGTTGAGATTGGAGGTGATGATTTTCGAGTGGCCTATACCCTA GTTATGGTGGATCCTGATGCGCCTAATCCCAGCAACCCTAGCCTGCGGGAATACTTGCATTG GATGGTTACTGACATCCCAGCATCAACAGATGATAGCTTCG GCCGAGAGCTCATACCATATGAGAGCCCAAGCCCCACCATGGGCATCCACCGTCTTGTGTTGGTGCTCTACCAGCAATTGGGGCGGGGCACGGTGTTTGCGCCGCAAGTTCGTCAGAACTTCAACTTGCGTAATTTCGCACGCCGTTTCAACCTCGGCAAGCCTGTGGCCGCGACGTACTTCAACTGTCAGCGGCAAACAGGCACAGGTGGGAGAAGGTTCACTTGTGTTTTTGATCATGTCGTTCAAGGTGAAGGCCGGCAAGCTTGA